ATAAAAATATAATTATGTAATATTTAATTAACTTTATTATTTAAAAACTAATTTATACCCACTGCATAAACAATTACTACTAAATTAAATTTTATATCAACAAATCTCTATTGTATATTATATATTAATAAACTACTCATCAAATCTGGTTTTTCTTTTTAATAAGTAGATTAGTTTAATATTTTAGGTACTGCTAACAATTTATAACTAATATTTCTTTCACTACTTATTTGTCTTATATCCTCTATGCTATTTATTTTTAAAATTAGTGTTGATCCTTTTTTATTTAAAATTCCTCCCCCAATGAGATATCTTTCCCCCAATACCTTATTGGTTAAATGAGTTTTTATTTTACTTAATACTTTGTCATCACCAGATTTATAATTAATTTTAACGAATAAATTATAACTATCTTTAACTTCATAAATATTCATCTTTTCAACCCCTAATTTCATAATAATTTTTATTACAATTCCATTGTACCGAACATACGTTCAAGAGTCAACTTTTTTTTATCTTTTTTTACATATTTAATTTTAATACTATAAAAATTTCATCTTTCTTTGTAATTATATATACTAAAAATATATTAAGTAATAATCATAAGAATTATTTTTTACTTTGATTTATCCATATTTATTAAATCTTCATTTATAAAATATTAACTTGTACACATTTAAATTCCACTACTTCTATTTTGCTACTATTAAAATTATATATATTACCTATGCAATTCTGTCATTAAAATTCAAAAACTTCTATTTTGATATTACTAATATCTTTTATATGGGTAAATACTCTATATATTATATTTATGTATAAATATTTATATGCATAAACCCATCAATAATTTATTTAATTCTTGATGGGTTTTATTACTTTATTGATATTTAATTAATGCTTAGAAATATTTATAATATTGTTTTAAATTCAAAAATTTTTATAATCTTAAATCTATATTCACTCTGATTGTTATATATTTAATGAAAGTATTAATAACAAGACAAGTTAAAATGATATGATTATATTAAGCTTTATTTTAGCAAATTTATTCTATATAATAAGTATTTATAAAAATAGCCTCTAATAAAACTACTAAATGCATAAAATGCTCAGTTAAATCTAATTAACTTGAGCATTTTCATTAATATTAAATAAAGCATTTAAAATTGCTTGCATATTTAGTAGGATCAAATTCAATGATTTCATAAGTAGCAATTTTTTCTTTGTAAAAAGGATCTTCATTTATTATAGTATTAACTTCATTTATATCCTTAGCATTACAAAGAATAATTCCACCTGTACGTGGATTTTTTCTTCCAGAACAAATAAATTTTTCGTTGTTATAGTATTTGTTTAGGAATGATATATGATTAGACAAATACTTTTCTACTTCCGTAATAGGTTTCATATATGTAAGATTTAGTATAAACATATTGATTTTCTCCTTTAAATAGTTTATTATAATAACGACTACAGTCAGTGACCATAGTCATTATTATATACTTATAATGAAAAATCGTCAAGAAAGGAATAAATATGTTAAGAAAAGAAAAAGCTATTCTAACTAAAAATAAAGTGTTCGAAACTGCTATTAAGCTAATTAAAGAAAAAGGCTATGACAATGTTACCGTAAGCCAGATATGCGAAAAAGCTGGAGTTGCAAAGGGCACTTTTTATGTTCATTACAAATCAAAAGAAGATATTGTAAAAGAAAGTTACTATTCTGATATGGGTGTATTTGTTCTAAAGCAATATCAAAATTTAATTTTAAAAGATGAAAATATGAGCATTAAAGATAAAATAAAAAAATTTCTTATATCAGAACTTATGTTTACTAGTTATGCTGGCTATGAAATGACATGCCGAGCTTATGTGACTAATTTAACAGAAAGTATATCGAAAGATAGCAAGCATTTTGAAAGACGAGAATTTACAAAAGACTTAAAGCTATTAATTTTAGAAGGTATTAATCAAAAAATATTTGAAACAAAACAAACAGAAGATGAAATATTTTTATACTTAGAAAGTTTTGTAAGAGGGCTTATGGCTTCATGGTGTTTTTCTAATGGAGAATTTGACATTGTAGAAAAAGGAGAAAGATATATTAATGAAATTTTAAAAAAGTTATAAACATATTTTATAATTAAATTTAAAGTTAAAAAACTTTAAATTCTTATACTATTTTTTCTAGGGTCTAAAAAAAAGGGATATATGATATAAAAGACATTTGATTAAGATTAGAGGTTCTTAGTTGTTTTTTCAAAATGTGTGTAGAGTTCAAATTATTTGTTTGAGGGGTTATTAAATTTGGAATCATATATTTCAAGAAAAAACAAATTAGAATCTCTTATCAAAGTTAACTGTCTTTCTAACTACATATCCCTTTTTAAAGCAAAGTTGATATAACACTTTTTAGTTTATCTATTACTTAAATCAATATTTCCATCTTTTATTTCTATAATTCTGTTACTAAATGAAGCAGCATGTTTATCATGAGTAACCATCACTATAGTTTTTTTATCATTTACATTTAAGGATTTTAAGATTTCTAACACATTGTTACCAGAATTAGAATCTAAACTTCCTGTAGGTTCATCTGCAAATATTATTTTAGGGTCTGTAATTAACGCCCTAGCTATAGATACTCTTTGCTGCTGACCTCCAGATAATTGATATGGATAATACTTCCTTTTTTCATATAAACCAACTTTATTAAGTAAAAATTCTAATTTTTCCTTATACTTTTTTTTAGGCACTCCTTCATATTCAAATATTATTGATATATTATCCTCAATATTTAATCCTTCTATTAAATTATAAAACTGAAAAATAAACCCAAAATTTTCTCTTCTTAATTTACTAACCTTACTATCTTTCATACTAAAAATATCATTATTATCAAATAATACCCTACCTTCGCTTGGTGTATCTAAAGCACTAAGAATATATAATAATGTACTTTTACCAGCACCAGATTGTCCCATTATGCTTAAAAATTCCCCTTCATTAATTTCTAAATTAATACCTTTCAATATATCATAGGAATTATTACCTATATTAATTTTCTTTTTAATATCGATAGCTTTTAATATACTCATAATTAATCACCCTATTATTCATCTGACTTTATTTCGTCTATTATATTTATCTTATATATTTTTCTCATAGGATATATATAGCTAATAACAGTAATACCTATAGAAGTTAAAACTAAAATCACCATTGTTTTATAATCTTTAATAAAGACCATATCTCCAATATAATAAGATAAAATTTTATTAATATAATTACTTAATGTAACACCTAAACTTAGTCCAAATATTCCACTATAAGTACCTAAAACTATAGCTTCAAACAAAATACATTTGCTTAAGTAACCTTTAGATATACCTAAAGCTTCTTTAATCGCATATACTTTTTTTCTAGATAAAATATTTATAGTAACATTATTACTCATACTAATTACGCATATAATTGTTGATATGCATATTAAAATATTTACTATATTAAATATTTTTTTGTTATTATTATTATTTTCTTCATTAAGAACAGTTAATTCTTGTATAGAATATTTATTTTCATATTTATCTTTAAATAATTTTTCTATTTCATTTGTTGTAGATTTTATTTTATTATTATTTACTTTTATAAGACATAAATCCTTATCCTTTACCTTTATGTCCTTATTAAAATTATCTTTAGATATAAATAATACTTTTCCCATATTTTCAAAACTACTAACGACCCCAATTACCTTGTAATTCGCCCCATCAATTTTTAATGAGTCATTTAATTTAATACCAGTATTTTTACTGAATGTTGTTGTTATTATAATGTTTTTATCATTATCTAGTTTTTCAAATATATTTGTTTTACCATTCTTGATAATTTCTGTTGAAAAATTTTTCTTATATTGAGCTCCATCTATTCCTGCAATATCAACCTTTGTATCTTTTATAGTCTTTGTTGTTCTTGATTGTACCAAAGAATTTTTAATATATTTTATATTTTTTATTTTATCTGTAAAATCTTCTTCTATAGAACCATCAATACTTAACATTAAATCTGCACTACTATATACGTTCATTACTCCATTGTTTATCATATTTTTAAGAGTTACACTTACATACATGGAACAAACAATTACTGAAGTAATTACTACTATATCTACAATATTTGAAAATTGCATTACAAGCTCTTTAAATAAAATCCTAACGGATCCATTAAATATAGAAAATAATTTTTCGAAAATATAATTGAATACTATAAGGAATATTTTTGTTAAAAAAACAAAAGAAATAATAAATAAAATTGAACCTATAATTAATACTAATGGTCCATTTTCATTTTTATATTCACTAACTAAAATAGTTATAGATGATATTAGTGCCAAAGCTCCAAAAGAATATTTAAATATTTTACCTATTTTATTTTTATAATATTTTTTCCCAATACCTTTTAAAAGATTTATAACAGGAATACTTAATATATTTTTCAAAGCTATTAGTATTACTAATATACTAAAAACTACAATTACAAAATCGATTACTAAAAATTTTCTCAAATTTAAAGTAAAATATGCATCTTGTACTATATAGTTTAAAATTAATCTTACAAAAGGAATAGTCAGTATGCTTCCTACAACTATGGAACTTAGTACTATAAGTAAGTTTTCTACTATAACACTTACCCTAATATCTTTTTTTGATATACCTAGACTTCTCAATATACCAATTTGATGTAACCTTTCATAGATTATAAGGGAAAATGTTGAATAAGTTAAAAATAGTGTTATAAATATGGACAATACCCCAATTATTTTTAATGCCATATCTATAGTTCCCACATAAGATTTAAAATAATCCATATCATATCTTTGCTGAATTATAAATTTTGATGATACTTTAGGCTTTATTTTGTCAATCATATTGTTTATATCATCCAAATTTTTTATTGTTATTCCAATTAAATAAACTTTATCCTTTTGGTCTAAAAGGTATTGAGCATCATCAATACTAATCATTGCAGTATTCATACTAGCATCGAATACTCCTGTATTCTTTGCTATTTTACTTATGGTAAATTCTTTTTTATTCTTTCCCATCAATAAATTTATCTTAGATCCTGATTTTAAAGAGTTTTCCTTTGCATATTTTTCATTAATTATAATTTGATTTTCTTTTTCTTTAACCTTATATTCCTCTGTGAACTCTATTGGGAATGCTGAATTTTGTTTATTAATATCAACACCAATAATATTCACCTCTTTTGAGGTTTTAATATCTTTTGCCATACCTCCTATTCTAGATACAATATGGCTTATTCCATCTATATTTTTAATAGAATTTAAAATATCTTTAGGATTAAAAAAAGGATTTTTTTCATCTACTGATGTTATTACCAGTTGACTATTTAACGTTGTTTTTCTTAACTGATCTTCTCTAATTTTAATTGCAGAATCCTTTATTATAGATGTAGATAACATAATAAGCGTAGATAAAACTAAGGTGCAAGTTAATAGTATGTATCTAATCTTATTTTTTTTTATACTGTTAAATGCAATCTTTAAAAACAATCTCATATTTCTCTCACCATTCGATTTTTATAATTATATACTTTCATTCTTTTTAAAAACGTAAGTATTCTTTGATTGTGTTCAAAAGCATCTGCTATTATATAAGGTTTTCCTTTACTTATTCCCCATTCTTCAGCAACTTTATAAAGTTTTCGTATAATACCATATATATTTTTTACACTCCTACCTTTTTCATTTATATAGTAATGTAATATATAAGCATTATCATTATGCTCAAGTAAAAAATCATTTCTATTTATCCATACTTCCACAAATCCATGAATTTCATTATCATACTCTGCAACAAACATTCCACAATTATCATTTATTATAGATTCTTTAATTTGCTTATTTCCACAATTAAATTCTAAACTTCCCTTATAATAACTATCCTTTCCTAGTTGATCTACAGATAACTCTCTCCACAGTTCTAATACATCATCTAAATCAGATAATTTTGCTTCTCTAACTATAAAATCCATAAGCATTACCCCTTTATCTTCTTTTAGTTTTCTATATTTACATTTCCTGTTTTTATGTTTATATCAAATACAGCCCCATTTTTATTAACATTAGTTCTATCTTTAACTTTAATTTTATTAATCATAGAACCTATCAAACTAATTTTGCTATCCTTTGGTACTTTAATATTTACATTTACAACTCCCCCATTAATCTCATATTTATAATCTTTAACTAATCGCTGTAAATCTAAATTGATATTCCCCACTTTAGAACTTATACTAGATTTATTTAACTCTCCTTTGTATGATATATTTCCATTTTTCATATTAACTTTTAAATCTTTATAGTTACCTTCTAATTCAATATTTCCAATATTATTTTGTATATTTATTGAGCTGATATCTTCAGGAATAACTATATTAGTTTCTACATTTATAGAATTAATGTTTGATTTGTCTTTACTAGACAAATTTATATTAATAGTTTTATCCTCTAAATTACAATTAATAGAATCTAATGCTTCTTGCAATTTATCTTCACTTTTTCCTCCAACGAGTTTTTCCATATTAACTTTAACTTCATCAACATTTCCTTTTTTAATCTTTAAATTTCCACAATTGCTCTTGATTCTAACTGTATTATTGATTTTATAACTATATTTAGAAGTCTCTTCTTTAATATATGGAGCTATTTCTTCGTGAAATTTTATTTTGCTTTTACTTTTTTGAGAACATGAAGCTAATGTTAAAACACCTATAATAATTAGAGTAAATTCTATAATGATTTTATTCATTGTTTTCTCCTTTCTCTAATATATAAATAGAGTTCTTAGCTTCAAAATGAGTTTTTACTCCCACTAAAGCTTAGACTCCGTATCCAGAGACCTAGACGCTCTTTACTCTTTATTTCCATTTTTAAGAAAATGATAGTATTATAATGAGCAGTCATCAGATAAATACAGTTTTTGTCTAAAGTGAAATTTTAAGAAAATAACTAATTTTATACTCTTTATAAATAAACTGAATGCTTGTACTATTTTTCAAGCAATTTTCTTTCATAAATTTATTAAGCTACTTAGAAATACACCTTAATTTTAAATTTCTTTTGTAGATTTATTATTATGTTCAGAAAATACATCTTCATTTCAGATTTCTTTCATAGATTTACTAATATATTTAAAAATACATTTTAATTGCAAACACTACTTTTTAGATAGTTCCTTCATAAGCTTAGAAAAATATGAGTCTTTTTTAATTAAGTATTCATAATCACCTTCTTCCACTATTTCTCCTTGCTTAATTGTATAAATACATTGAGCCTTATTTAATAAACTCAAATTATGGGTTATTATAATTACCAATCTTTCTTTTGACAACTCTTCTAATATATCTTTTACTCTCTTTTCATTTATAGTATCAAGAGCTGCTGTAGGCTCATCAAAAATATAAATTAAAGCTTCTTTTACTAAAGCTCTAGCAATGGATATTCTTTGCTTTTCCCCGCCAGATAGATTTGCTCTTTCGTTAACTATAGTGTCATAACCTAATTCTAATTTTTCTATAGTCTTTTCTAGGCTTAGTGACTTTACAACTTCTTTTATTTTTGAATCTTTTATATCTCTGCCCATCTTTATATTATTTTTAATGGATTCATTCACAAGCTCTATATCCTGTGATACTAAGCTTATAACTTTTCTTATATCTTTTGTCCCATATTCTTTTAGCTCTTTTTCATTAATTTTTATTTCCCCTTCGTAGGAATCATAGAATGCACTCAATAATTTTATTAAGGAACTTTTACCTGCCCCAGAATCTCCAACTATTGCAAATATTCCCTTTGAAGGTAACTTGAAACTAATATTGTTTATAGCTTGACTTCCATTATTATATTTAAAACTAACATTTTTAAATTCTATTCCTTTAAGAGAAATAATTTGGCTATCTTCTTTATTAGCTCTTTCAGTTTGCAAATTAATATATTCATTGATTCTATTAAATATAGGAACTATTGTATGTACGTCTATATTACTATTTAAAAGTTCAAATATTGGTTGCACTAATAATTGAAAATATAATCCTATAGCTACAACTGTTCCTATTGTTATCTTTCCATCCATGACAAACATGCTTCCTATACCATATACAATAGATAATGCTGCTATCATTATCCCATTACTAATGCTATTCATTAACATGCTCAATTTTCTAAACTTTAAATTGTTGGCATAATTTTTTTCTATTATTTCTTTAAATTCCCTCTTTACTTTCTCTTCTTGATTAAATGCTTTAATAGTATTAATTGATCCAACACTTCGATTAATTTTTATGCATATTTGGTCATAGCTTTCTTGTATATTCTTAGACATGGGATTAAATTTACGTGATATTTTCCAATTAATAAAAAAGTATATTGCATACAGAAAAATAACCATAAATGTGATTTCTTTAGATAATATTATCATTCCAACAATAATCATGATTATTAAAACTATATTCTTTACAACGACAACAAAGAAATTAGTAATAAATTCACTTACACTTCTTCCGTCATTACTTATTCTAGAAACAATAGCGCCATTACTGCCTCCATCAAAAAATTCCATAGGTGCATCTATTACTTTATTAAACATTTTTTCTCTAAACATTATTGTTATATTTTCACTTATTCCCATAAAAACTCTATTTTTTAGGTATCCAAATATAGGTTGACATATACATCCCCCAAAAAAGATTAATATACCTATCTTTAACTTATTAATTGAGTTACTTGGAATAACAGTATCAACTAAATACCTAGACGCCATTGGAGATATAAATATAGCAACCGTATATAAAATAGTAAAAATTAACCCAATTAACTCTTTGCCTTTATATTCTTTTGCTACTTTCCACATATTATTTAATAAATTTTTCATAATTTCTCCCTAAATTAAACTATGGATTAAAGTCTACATGGTGCTTACGTTTTTTTGTAATCTTTTTTTATAATTTTTCATATGGTTCATTTCAAATAGTTCTCTTAGTTCATCTTCTTCAGTTAATACATCCCCACATACATACTTAAATCCATATTCTTTAGCTTCACTTATTGCAGTTTCAAATAATTCTTTAGCAACATATTCATACTCTTGTGTATCTATCAACTTATTTTTATTTACATACATATACTTTATATAAGCAAATTTATCAATAAAAAACATATAATCTGAATTATTAAATGATATATCTATCATACCTAAAAAATTCTCTTTATCCATAGCTATAAATATCATTTCATTCTTATTTTTATCACTTAAAGCTTCTCTTAAAGAATCTTTAGAATGATTAAAGTTAAAGTCATCGTACTTTATAATCTTTTCCTTTTTTTTATTTATAGATGATATAAGATCATATATCTTGTCCATATCCTTTATATCTGCTTTACCTATCTTTATATGCTCTACCATAAACACTTCTCCTTTAAAACATAAAAACTTCATAAACAGAGTTCTTGGCTTCAGAGGGAGTTTTACTCCCTCTGAAGCTTAGAAATCGTTATCCAGGGACGTAACCGCTCTTTACTCCCACTTTCAAGAAGATAGGAGTATTAGAGCGGGTAGTCATCGGATAAATCATAACAATTCTAGTAAACTTTCATTACTAAAGATTTTACTTTGTTTAAAGTTTTTAGTCTTTAATGTTTCATGAACAATTTTATTTTCGCTGTATTTCTCAATCAATTTCATAATAATATAAATGGATATATGATAAAGTCTTCCATCAGTATAATCCACATTATAAAAATCAAAATCTCCATTTATATTAGGTTTTTTATCCTTATAGCTTTCATACTGACCTGAAAAATAAACAGCTAATCCTTCATTTAACCATATAGGCAGTATTGATTGTGTTTTTGAATTTAATATTACATGAATAAACTCATGTAATATTAAATTCTCTACCTTTTCATTATTTGATTGTTTCCATTTCTCATGATCTAATATTAAAATTGAATCTGGAAGACTTATACCAATAACCCACTCTGGCACATTTTTTCCAACTATATCTGATAATTCTTCCAAACTATCTACTACATCTATAATCACTTCATCTTTAAATTTAAATATATTCTTTATATTTATTACTTTATTATAAAATCCATATAAATCCTCAATATCTCTCAATATCCTAAAATCTTTAATATTAAGTTTAATATTAGTCACAGCAACATCCCTGCCCAGTGCATGCACATTCATTTTTTTGATTATATGTTGCTATTATTGTGTCTTCAAGACTATATATCCATTTTTCACACTCTGGCTTTTCATTTGTACTTCCTTTATATGGGCATCCTCCCATACATATTGGTAATATTTCACATTGTCTACAATCTTCATGCTCAAATGGAGACCATAATATATAGTCCATATTTCTTGCATACATCTTTTCATCTACTTTTTCTTTAATTGTAGCAACGTTTCCAACAGCTCTATCAATATTTCCAACATCATTCCAACATTTATACATATAGCCTTCTGAATCAATTACATATGCTCCAACATTATCAGCACAACAATAATTTGCTTTTATGCTTGGATAGAATGGGTATGATCCTGCTACTTTATATCCTCTTTCAAAAAGTACTTTTTGATATTTAGTATCATTCTTTGCATATTCTTTTGTATTCAAACAGCTATTGGCAATTCCGTTACAAGTATCTGTATAAGCAGTAACATGTCCCAAATTAACAACAACATCTTTTAGTTCATTTTCTTCTAATATATCTAATAATTCCTCCACATGATCAACATTAGTTTTATCTACATTTATTTTAATAGCTATATTTTTAATTCCACCATTTATAAGTTTTTTTACATTAGCTATTATTGTAGTAAAAGTTTCCTCATCTGAATTCTTTAATATTCTTCTTTTATTGTGGATACTTGGAGGTCCGTCCACTGTAATTTGTGCTCCTGTTATTTTAGCTTTTTTCATATTTTCTATAGTTTCTTCATCTATCAAGTATCCATTTGTTACGATATATGCGCTATACTTAGCGCCTTCTCTTTCACATATTTCTATAGCTCTTTGAGAAAAATCAAATATCATATCTTTTGCTAATAATGGTTCTCCACCATACCAAGTTACACTTATATCATGTTTACGTTTAGCATTTTCTTCTATCATTTCTATTAAACTATCTTGAATCTTCTTATCCATAAGACCTGCTTTTGGAGTTTCATAACAATAAGGGCAGGCAAAATTACAAGCTAATGTAGGGGCAATTACTAGGCCTAATCCACTACTTGAGAATTTTCCATTGTAATTTCTATATTTTAATAATTTTAGCTCATCCATCTCATCATGGACTATATAATTGCCCTCTGACATATTTTCAACTAATTCTTTAGTTTTTTCATCTAAATTCTCTACATCTATATTTTCTATGTTTTCTAATACATTTAAAAAGTCTTGATCTACCTCTGCTAATGCACAAGTAACACTATTAAAGGCTATAGTTTTTCCATCTTCTAATTTGATTATTTTATTATATTTAGATTTTTTCATAATTTTGTCCCCCTACTTTGTTAATTTTTTAATATTTAAATTCACAACTTTTCCTATTTATTTTTATTACTTTATTTTTACTTTTGTAATTAAATTATGTATTAAACTTATCTGCCTGCACCTAATAAGTTTTGCAATTTACTTCACAGTTATTGCAATTCTCGCATACGTTACAATCTGAACAATAACAATACCAATTTTTATCTGATGATGGTTTGATTATATATTTCATATTATCCTCCTTAATCATCATAGAATTTTGTTGAGTTATACTAAAATTTATTTCTCTTTTCTTCTGTATACAATAGACTAAACTTAAAAAGTTTTCTTAGAAGAAAAGAGAAATAAAAATATTATTAATTATAATAGACCATACATTGGCTTCCACAATTACTATGACAATCACTACAATTGCTACAGTGGCAATACCCAGAAATATATCCCCACTTTTTATTTCTATAAACTATATATTTCATAGTATAGATAACTCCAATCTGAAATTTAATTTATTTAAAACTATTTATTTGATGTTTCTCCTCAATTACTTAACAACGCCACACTGTCCTGGACATTCTTTAAAATCATTTGGAGAAAAACAATGCATTCACCGGATGAATTACTACAATAACAATACCAATTTCCATTTGATGATGGCTCAATTATATATTTCATAGTTATTCTCCTAAATTATTATAATTTTTTTAAGTTATACTAAAATTTGACTTAAAAAAAATTATTTTTATTCTGTTTCGCTTCCATTAATGGCACAATCTATTACACATACTCTTGAACAATTATTTACACAAACATTAGTGCATCCTTTTTCTTCACAGCCTAAAACACAAAATCCATCTTTAAAACTTACTCTTTTAATAATATATTTCATATAATCCCTCCTAGCTAATAAATTAGTTCTGTTAAGTTATATGAACATTGATTTTACCTAAATAAGTGTATGATTTTTAAATCTATTTTTTCATAATTACTTAACATAATCACTTGCTATATTCTAATCTTTAAAACAGCATTGATTAACTCAATTACTTGTTAAATTTTCTTAATTAAGATATAAAATACATTATGTTAAATTTTATCATTCATTAAATATAGTGCGAATTTTCTGAATACTTATTTTAAATTTTTAACCTGTAACATACCTTTATCCTATAACACTTTGCCCTATACAATAATTTACACAATTATCAGAACATACAACGCAATATCCTTGTGAAAATTTCTTAGCTGGTTGTTTTATAAACTTCATACCATCCCTCCTTTATTCTCAATGAAGTATCTAGATTAATTATAAATACTACTTTATTAAACTTTTAATATTATGCGTATATACCACATCTACTAGCGCATTTTAAAGAACAATAATCACAGTGATCGCAATGACATAGACCTTCCCTAAAGCTTTTAGGTTTAATTATAAATTTCATAATGTTTATACCCCAACTTACTATTATAATTTTTATCCTAGGTCTATCTATACTAATATTAAATACATTAAAGATAATCAATGCTATATATGAAATATTCTAGAGGAATTTACGAAGCCGTAGTAGGATTTATATTAAATCTTATCTTAAACGCATTTAATCATTATTCTTAATTATATTTATTACAAACTTAAACAAATTAAGAATCTCAGTATAACTAGACCTAGGAATGATTTGTTATTTAATTTCTAGTTTCCTTCATTGTATCCTGCACAGTATCCGCAGCCTGATTGAGTAATACAATCATTATGGCAATTGTCTTTGCATGCATTACAGAATCCTAGTACAAATTTTGATGATGGCTCTTTTATAAATTTCATTTATTCTACCCCCTATTTAATTATTTCTTAAATTTCCTATTTAGGATTTACAACTACACATTGTTCTGAACATTTGTTATCGCAGTTTGTGTCGCAAACTACACAGAATCCCAAGTAAAATTTGTTGCAAGGTTCTTTTATAAATTTCATAATCTTACCCCCTTTTTATTTTTTCTTTCTGTAAAATTATATGAACATTATTCTTCTCAAAATTAGAGAATACAATAAGCTT
Above is a window of Clostridium sporogenes DNA encoding:
- a CDS encoding N-acetyltransferase — protein: MVEHIKIGKADIKDMDKIYDLISSINKKKEKIIKYDDFNFNHSKDSLREALSDKNKNEMIFIAMDKENFLGMIDISFNNSDYMFFIDKFAYIKYMYVNKNKLIDTQEYEYVAKELFETAISEAKEYGFKYVCGDVLTEEDELRELFEMNHMKNYKKRLQKNVSTM
- the ctpM gene encoding radical SAM/SPASM domain Clo7bot peptide maturase codes for the protein MKKSKYNKIIKLEDGKTIAFNSVTCALAEVDQDFLNVLENIENIDVENLDEKTKELVENMSEGNYIVHDEMDELKLLKYRNYNGKFSSSGLGLVIAPTLACNFACPYCYETPKAGLMDKKIQDSLIEMIEENAKRKHDISVTWYGGEPLLAKDMIFDFSQRAIEICEREGAKYSAYIVTNGYLIDEETIENMKKAKITGAQITVDGPPSIHNKRRILKNSDEETFTTIIANVKKLINGGIKNIAIKINVDKTNVDHVEELLDILEENELKDVVVNLGHVTAYTDTCNGIANSCLNTKEYAKNDTKYQKVLFERGYKVAGSYPFYPSIKANYCCADNVGAYVIDSEGYMYKCWNDVGNIDRAVGNVATIKEKVDEKMYARNMDYILWSPFEHEDCRQCEILPICMGGCPYKGSTNEKPECEKWIYSLEDTIIATYNQKNECACTGQGCCCD
- a CDS encoding Clo7bot family Cys-rich peptide; its protein translation is MKYIIKPSSDKNWYCYCSDCNVCENCNNCEVNCKTY
- a CDS encoding Clo7bot family Cys-rich peptide; amino-acid sequence: MKYIVYRNKKWGYISGYCHCSNCSDCHSNCGSQCMVYYN
- a CDS encoding Clo7bot family Cys-rich peptide gives rise to the protein MKYIIKRVSFKDGFCVLGCEEKGCTNVCVNNCSRVCVIDCAINGSETE
- a CDS encoding Clo7bot family Cys-rich peptide, with the translated sequence MKFIKQPAKKFSQGYCVVCSDNCVNYCIGQSVIG
- a CDS encoding Clo7bot family Cys-rich peptide; this encodes MKFIIKPKSFREGLCHCDHCDYCSLKCASRCGIYA
- a CDS encoding Clo7bot family Cys-rich peptide — translated: MKFIKEPSSKFVLGFCNACKDNCHNDCITQSGCGYCAGYNEGN
- a CDS encoding Clo7bot family Cys-rich peptide; its protein translation is MKFIKEPCNKFYLGFCVVCDTNCDNKCSEQCVVVNPK